A section of the Rhizobium sp. SSA_523 genome encodes:
- a CDS encoding thioredoxin family protein: MVQAGDVRTPKGVVELFTSQGCSSCPPADEALKKLVQQGNVVALAYHVDYWNYIGWKDTLSSKENTERQYGYAHSMGRSGVYTPQAIINGRQHVSGADLSAINGAVEDMTAKGAGMSIPVSISMKGDEMSIEVGAGQGRADVVVAYFTKKEEVAVERGENSGRTVEYWHSVYDVQTVGMWDGKPLKITLPAKALGRSKKDGCAVLLQTSSPTGEPAAIIGATLVMAGRKRDD; this comes from the coding sequence ATGGTTCAGGCTGGTGATGTCCGCACGCCCAAGGGCGTGGTCGAATTGTTCACGTCCCAGGGCTGTTCGTCCTGTCCGCCGGCCGATGAAGCGCTGAAGAAGCTCGTCCAGCAGGGCAATGTGGTCGCCTTGGCCTACCATGTCGACTACTGGAACTATATCGGCTGGAAGGACACGCTGAGCTCGAAGGAAAATACCGAGCGCCAGTATGGCTACGCCCATTCCATGGGGCGAAGCGGGGTCTATACGCCGCAGGCCATCATCAATGGGCGCCAACACGTCTCCGGGGCCGATCTTTCCGCCATCAATGGTGCAGTGGAGGACATGACGGCCAAGGGCGCCGGCATGAGCATCCCTGTCAGCATCAGCATGAAGGGAGACGAGATGTCGATCGAGGTCGGCGCCGGCCAGGGCCGCGCCGATGTGGTCGTCGCCTATTTCACCAAGAAGGAAGAAGTCGCTGTTGAGCGCGGCGAAAACAGCGGCCGCACCGTCGAATACTGGCACAGCGTCTACGATGTGCAGACGGTCGGCATGTGGGATGGCAAGCCGTTGAAGATCACTCTGCCCGCCAAGGCGCTGGGCCGATCGAAGAAGGACGGCTGCGCGGTCCTGTTGCAGACCTCCAGCCCGACCGGCGAGCCCGCTGCGATCATCGGTGCAACCCTGGTCATGGCCGGGCGCAAGCGAGACGACTGA
- the acnA gene encoding aconitate hydratase AcnA, with amino-acid sequence MTKSLDSFNCRSVLTVDGKDYVYFSLPKAEANGLAGVSKLPFSMKVLLENLLRHEDGQSVTRENILAVAEWLTNKGKVENEIAYRPARVLMQDFTGVPAVVDLAAMRDAMVALGGDPEKINPLVPVDLVIDHSVIVDEFGTPTAFAKNVELEYERNGERYRFLKWGQQAFKNFRVVPPGTGICHQVNLEYLGQTVWTKDEDGETIAYPDTCVGTDSHTTMINGLGVLGWGVGGIEAEAAMLGQPVSMLLPEVVGFKLTGKVKEGVTATDLVLTVVQMLRKKGVVSKFVEFFGPGLDSMSLADRATIGNMGPEYGATCGFFPVDGETINYLTMSGRTKDRIALVEAYSKAQGMWREGDGSDLVFTDTLELDLGDVVPSMAGPKRPEGRLALETIAPNFATALETDYKKPGQLDSRYAVEGTDFDLGHGDVAIAAITSCTNTSNPSVLIAAGLLARNAVAKGLKSAPWVKTSLAPGSQVVGEYLAKSGLQDSLDALGFNLVGFGCTTCIGNSGPLPAPISKTINDKGLITAGVLSGNRNFEGRISPDVQANYLASPPLVVAYALAGTVQKDLTTEPLGLDQNGQPVFLKDIWPTSHEIQEFILKYVTRELYETKYADVFKGDVNWQAVQVPAGQTYAWDDGSTYVQNPPYFVGMGKTGAGLSNIRGARVLGLFGDKITTDHISPAGSIKAASPAGAYLMDHGVGVADFNQYGTRRGNHEVMMRGTFANIRIRNFMLGPNGKEGGYTVHYPSKEEMSIYDAAMKYKAEGVPLVIFAGVEYGNGSSRDWAAKGTNLLGVRAVIAQSFERIHRSNLVGMGVVPFVFEEGMNWQSLDLKGDETVTIEGLDGEIKPREWKTAKITYADGTVKEIKILCRIDTLDEVTYVNNGGILQTVLRDLAA; translated from the coding sequence GACTATGTGTATTTCAGCCTGCCAAAGGCGGAAGCCAATGGTTTGGCCGGCGTATCCAAGCTTCCCTTCTCGATGAAGGTGCTTCTGGAAAATCTGCTGCGTCACGAAGACGGCCAGTCTGTCACCAGGGAGAATATCCTGGCCGTGGCCGAATGGCTGACCAACAAGGGCAAGGTTGAAAACGAGATCGCCTACCGCCCGGCCCGCGTCCTGATGCAGGATTTCACCGGTGTTCCGGCCGTGGTCGATCTTGCGGCCATGCGCGACGCAATGGTGGCGCTCGGTGGCGATCCGGAAAAGATCAATCCGCTGGTTCCCGTCGATCTCGTCATCGACCATTCCGTCATCGTGGATGAATTCGGAACGCCGACCGCCTTTGCCAAGAATGTCGAGCTGGAATACGAGCGCAATGGCGAGCGTTACCGCTTCCTGAAATGGGGCCAGCAGGCCTTCAAGAATTTCCGCGTCGTGCCGCCCGGCACCGGCATCTGTCACCAGGTCAATCTGGAATACCTCGGCCAGACGGTCTGGACCAAGGATGAAGACGGGGAAACCATTGCCTATCCGGATACCTGCGTTGGTACCGACAGCCACACGACCATGATCAATGGTCTGGGCGTGCTCGGCTGGGGCGTGGGCGGCATCGAGGCGGAAGCGGCCATGCTCGGCCAGCCGGTCTCCATGCTTCTGCCGGAAGTCGTCGGCTTCAAGCTGACCGGCAAGGTCAAGGAAGGCGTCACCGCCACCGACCTGGTGCTCACCGTCGTGCAGATGCTGCGCAAGAAGGGCGTGGTATCGAAATTCGTCGAATTCTTCGGCCCGGGCCTCGATTCCATGTCGCTTGCCGACCGCGCGACGATCGGCAATATGGGACCGGAATACGGCGCGACCTGCGGCTTCTTCCCGGTCGATGGCGAAACCATCAACTATCTCACCATGTCGGGCCGCACGAAGGACCGCATTGCGCTGGTCGAAGCCTATTCGAAGGCACAGGGCATGTGGCGCGAAGGCGATGGCTCCGACCTCGTCTTCACGGATACGCTGGAACTGGATCTCGGCGATGTCGTGCCGTCCATGGCAGGCCCGAAGCGTCCGGAAGGCCGCCTGGCCCTCGAAACCATCGCGCCGAACTTCGCGACCGCTCTCGAGACCGATTACAAGAAGCCCGGCCAGCTCGACAGCCGTTATGCCGTCGAAGGCACGGATTTCGACCTCGGCCATGGCGATGTGGCGATTGCCGCCATCACCTCCTGCACCAATACGTCGAACCCGAGCGTACTGATCGCGGCCGGTCTCCTGGCCCGCAATGCTGTCGCGAAGGGTCTGAAGTCGGCGCCCTGGGTCAAGACCTCGCTGGCACCGGGAAGCCAGGTGGTTGGCGAATATCTCGCCAAGTCCGGCCTGCAGGACTCGCTCGATGCGCTTGGCTTCAACCTGGTCGGCTTCGGCTGCACCACCTGCATCGGCAATTCCGGCCCGCTGCCGGCACCGATCTCCAAGACCATCAACGACAAGGGCCTGATCACCGCCGGCGTCCTGTCGGGCAATCGTAACTTCGAAGGCCGTATCTCGCCGGACGTGCAGGCCAACTACCTGGCCTCTCCGCCGCTGGTCGTTGCCTATGCGCTGGCCGGTACGGTGCAGAAGGACCTGACGACCGAGCCGCTCGGGCTGGACCAGAATGGTCAGCCGGTCTTCCTCAAGGATATCTGGCCGACCTCGCACGAGATCCAGGAATTCATCCTGAAATACGTGACCCGCGAGCTCTACGAGACCAAATATGCGGATGTCTTCAAGGGCGACGTCAACTGGCAGGCAGTTCAGGTGCCGGCCGGCCAGACCTATGCCTGGGACGACGGCTCGACCTATGTGCAGAACCCGCCCTATTTTGTCGGCATGGGCAAGACCGGTGCCGGCCTCTCCAATATCCGGGGCGCGCGGGTTCTCGGCCTCTTCGGCGACAAGATCACCACCGACCATATTTCGCCTGCCGGTTCGATCAAGGCGGCATCGCCCGCCGGCGCCTATCTGATGGATCACGGCGTCGGCGTGGCCGACTTCAACCAGTATGGTACCCGCCGCGGCAACCATGAAGTGATGATGCGCGGCACCTTCGCCAATATCCGCATCCGCAATTTCATGCTTGGTCCGAACGGCAAGGAAGGCGGCTACACGGTCCACTATCCGTCGAAGGAAGAGATGTCGATCTACGATGCGGCCATGAAGTACAAGGCGGAAGGCGTTCCGCTGGTGATCTTCGCCGGCGTCGAATACGGCAATGGTTCCTCGCGTGACTGGGCGGCCAAGGGCACCAACCTTCTTGGCGTGCGCGCTGTGATTGCCCAGTCCTTCGAGCGTATCCATCGCTCCAACCTGGTCGGCATGGGAGTTGTGCCCTTCGTGTTCGAAGAAGGCATGAACTGGCAGTCGCTGGATCTGAAGGGTGACGAGACCGTGACCATCGAAGGTCTCGACGGCGAGATCAAGCCGCGCGAGTGGAAGACGGCAAAGATCACCTATGCCGACGGTACGGTGAAGGAGATCAAGATCCTCTGCCGCATCGATACGCTCGATGAAGTCACCTATGTCAACAATGGCGGCATTCTGCAGACGGTTCTGCGCGATCTGGCCGCCTGA